Within the Bacteroidota bacterium genome, the region AAAATTAACCCCGGCCTTATCCCTGAAACAGGACTTAACTCATTGCGTTCAATGCTCGCAAATTTTTCGCGCACCAATAAAACCCTGTTTGTTCACAATACCTATACAAGTAAGGATGATATTTTGTGGGCAAACAATTATTTTAATGGGGACGAGGGACAAGGGGAAAAAGAAAAACAGAACCCGGAACCTCGAACCCGGAACCTGGAACCTGAAACCCGGAACCCGGAACCCTGAACCCGGAACCCTTTTTGGTGCTTCTGCCCCAACGCGAATCTTTATATTGAAAATAAATTACCCGATTACCAGGCATTTGTTGATACAGGGGCGATCTGTACGATTGGAACCGACAGTCTTGCTTCCAATCATTCGCTTTCAGTGCTGGATGAATTAAAGGTGATAACAAAACATGCACCACAGATAGGACTGGAAACACTTTTGACCTGGGCTACATTGAACGGGGCTGCATTTCTTGGCTTCG harbors:
- a CDS encoding amidohydrolase family protein, coding for MENKLPDYQAFVDTGAICTIGTDSLASNHSLSVLDELKVITKHAPQIGLETLLTWATLNGAAFLGFDKELGSIEKGKKPGLNLISNVDLGKIQLTAESKIKKLV